The following nucleotide sequence is from Sphingomonas swuensis.
GTCGGCAAACCCGGCCGGCCGGCGGTCGGCGACGGCGAACGGCCGCCGGCGTAAAGTCATCGAGCGAGCCGCCCTAGCCAGCTCAACTTATGACGGCTCGAACTGCAGCACCACGGCGGTGATGTTATCATGGCCACCGGCGGTGAGCGCGGCTTCGACAAGCTCCTCGGCCGGCCGGTCGCTTCTCGAGAGGATGTCTTGGATCTGGTCATCGGGCACGAGGTCCGTCAGGCCGTCACTGCTCAGCAGGAGTCGGGCGTCACCCGGAAGGGGTTCGGTCACAATGCACGGTGCGAGCGTTCGACCTTGCGACGAGCCGCCGAGGCATTGGGTTAGAATATGTCCATGGACAACGTGATCCTCCGACAGCTGCCGCAGTTCGCCGGCATTCCAAAACTGGATTTTAGAGTCGCCAATGTTGAACACGCTCATCTTGTTGCTGATCGCGAGGATGCCGCAGATGGTCGTTCCCATTCCCTTAAGCGACGGCTCCTCGGCCATCGCGTGTCTTATCGCCCAATCGGCCGACGCTAGGGCTGTTGGCAGATCATCCGCCGACGAACACTCAGTCAGGAATGGTGCCATTACCTCCACGGCAAGGCGACTGGCGACCTCACCGGCAGCATGTCCGCCCATGCCATCGGCGACCATGGCCCATGCGCGCTCACCCGCC
It contains:
- a CDS encoding PP2C family protein-serine/threonine phosphatase; this translates as MTNVYCWAATHVGLVREQNEDALAVSAAFDLGSEGTWEGQLAGERAWAMVADGMGGHAAGEVASRLAVEVMAPFLTECSSADDLPTALASADWAIRHAMAEEPSLKGMGTTICGILAISNKMSVFNIGDSKIQFWNAGELRQLSEDHVVHGHILTQCLGGSSQGRTLAPCIVTEPLPGDARLLLSSDGLTDLVPDDQIQDILSRSDRPAEELVEAALTAGGHDNITAVVLQFEPS